Genomic window (Myxococcales bacterium):
GCCGTTGACATTAGAATAACACATGCGTTATATAACGAATTCCTGATGAACGACGCCATCGACACGACCCTGGCCGCGCTCGCCGATCCGACGCGTCGGGCGATGCTGGCGCGGCTGGCCCGGGGCGAAGCGACGGTCACCGAGCTGGCCGCGCCGTTTCCGATCTCGCAGCCGGCGATCTCGCGCCACCTCCGGGTGCTCGAGCAGGCTGGCCTGATCGTGCGGCGGGTCGACGGCACG
Coding sequences:
- a CDS encoding winged helix-turn-helix transcriptional regulator, with amino-acid sequence MNDAIDTTLAALADPTRRAMLARLARGEATVTELAAPFPISQPAISRHLRVLEQAGLIVRRVDGTRRPCRLAPGALDEVDAYLAMLRKGMERSYERLDQLLARTTSTDRKDTP